A segment of the Butyrivibrio fibrisolvens genome:
ATCTATCCGGTTGTTTGGGCGTGTATTTTAGTAGTTATAAAGTTACGAATTATTTTTTGAAAATTTACTCGTGACATGAGGTTAATATGAAAACAGGAATACATGGCGAAATATTAAAAATAGAAAATCTCTCTTTTTCTTACGAAAAGGATGAGCCCGTTTTGCAGGATATAAATCTTCATGCGACGGATGGCGAAAGCATCGGCATAATAGGCGCTAACGGCATTGGTAAGTCAACTCTTATGAAGCTTTTAGTGGGCCTTTATACAAACTATAGCGGAAGCCTTGTCGTGGCAGGTCACGAGGTTACACCTAAAAACCTTAACCACATCAGGGAACATGTAGGCTACGTGTTTCAGGATTCTGACAGCCAGCTTTTCTTATCAACAGTAGAAGATGATATCGCATTCGGCCCCAGAAATTACGGCCTTTCCGAGGACGAAGTTCAGCAAAGAGTTGACGATGCCCTCTCTTTCCTTCACATTGAACATCTTCGTAAGAAATCTACCTACAAAATGTCCGGTGGTGAAAAAAAGCTTGCATCCATAGCAACTATCCTTGCAATGAAGCCTGATATTATAATCATGGACGAACCTTCAATAGCCCTTGACCCAAGAAACAGA
Coding sequences within it:
- a CDS encoding ABC transporter ATP-binding protein translates to MKTGIHGEILKIENLSFSYEKDEPVLQDINLHATDGESIGIIGANGIGKSTLMKLLVGLYTNYSGSLVVAGHEVTPKNLNHIREHVGYVFQDSDSQLFLSTVEDDIAFGPRNYGLSEDEVQQRVDDALSFLHIEHLRKKSTYKMSGGEKKLASIATILAMKPDIIIMDEPSIALDPRNRRNLIDILNKVKALKIITSHDLDFVMDTCERTVLLDDGRIIADGATDVILKDKELLTTHSLELPLSLSRQ